Proteins found in one Atribacterota bacterium genomic segment:
- a CDS encoding alcohol dehydrogenase catalytic domain-containing protein, which produces MKAAVFSYPPHVEIMEREVPSPGDGEIVVRVKAGALCGTDLRIARRGHGSIREGEERILGHEIVGTVAKRGKGVEGLEEGMPVAIAPNYGCGRCGYCVQGLVHHCPETKAIGVTVDGGFAEFVLVPRRAVAQGNVVALPDTVDLVSVSFVEALACVVHGFLPLKVGFRDRVLIYGAGPIGLMFWELCRLAGARDVWIVDLSAARLKVAEERGARTLLAGNISVKEVVGSVDVVIVAAPSPEAQKEALEIAATYGRINFFGGLPPQVKEVPLPSNLIHYKELLVTGTTRSNNFHFRYALDLLTSNALDLSYLVTNVLPLKEINHGLQLMESQQSLKVVLIP; this is translated from the coding sequence ATGAAAGCGGCTGTTTTTTCCTATCCTCCACACGTAGAAATAATGGAAAGAGAGGTCCCTTCCCCAGGTGATGGGGAAATTGTGGTACGAGTCAAAGCAGGTGCCCTGTGCGGTACTGATTTACGTATTGCTCGAAGAGGGCATGGCAGTATTCGGGAAGGTGAAGAACGAATTCTGGGTCATGAAATTGTTGGTACTGTCGCCAAGAGGGGTAAAGGTGTAGAAGGCCTGGAAGAGGGTATGCCTGTAGCGATTGCACCCAATTACGGTTGTGGGAGGTGCGGATACTGTGTACAGGGTCTTGTACATCACTGTCCCGAAACCAAAGCCATTGGTGTGACCGTTGATGGTGGCTTTGCGGAATTCGTCCTTGTTCCTCGCAGGGCCGTTGCCCAGGGGAATGTGGTTGCTCTTCCTGATACTGTTGATTTGGTTTCCGTTTCCTTTGTGGAAGCCCTTGCCTGTGTTGTGCATGGATTTTTGCCTCTCAAAGTTGGCTTTCGGGATAGAGTGCTTATTTATGGAGCTGGTCCCATTGGTCTTATGTTTTGGGAACTCTGCCGGCTTGCAGGGGCAAGAGATGTGTGGATTGTCGATTTAAGTGCGGCAAGGTTGAAAGTGGCCGAAGAGCGGGGCGCTCGTACTCTTCTTGCAGGAAACATATCCGTGAAAGAAGTTGTCGGTTCAGTGGATGTGGTTATTGTGGCGGCGCCTTCGCCGGAAGCTCAAAAGGAGGCTCTGGAAATCGCGGCAACCTACGGGAGGATAAACTTTTTTGGAGGTCTTCCTCCTCAGGTTAAAGAGGTACCACTTCCCAGTAACCTTATTCATTACAAAGAGCTCCTGGTTACGGGAACAACCAGATCAAACAACTTCCATTTTCGCTATGCTCTTGATTTGTTGACGTCGAACGCCTTGGATCTCTCGTATCTTGTCACCAATGTGCTGCCTCTTAAGGAGATTAACCATGGACTCCAGCTTATGGAATCGCAACAATCCCTCAAGGTTGTTCTGATTCCTTAA
- a CDS encoding glucose-6-phosphate isomerase family protein, translating into MNCMMKPFNVVIDLRSGQLSPGKRVIRKVSDVKALFFDKEAAEKLIQSGDPLVYEVIYADVPEEEGHLGHCTTIIYPGKVGEEFFLTKGHRHEKLGTAEIYFCLQGKGKLLMESVDGDWEALDMFPGSASYIPPYWSHRTVNVGIEPLVFYCIFPADAGHDYATIEREGFPKIVVERNGEVVLVDNPNRKKC; encoded by the coding sequence ATGAATTGTATGATGAAGCCCTTTAATGTGGTTATCGATTTAAGGAGTGGGCAGCTTTCGCCGGGTAAAAGGGTCATAAGAAAGGTCAGCGATGTGAAAGCGCTTTTTTTTGATAAAGAAGCGGCAGAGAAACTCATTCAGAGTGGAGATCCACTGGTTTACGAAGTTATTTATGCTGATGTCCCTGAAGAAGAAGGTCATTTGGGTCATTGTACCACCATTATTTATCCAGGTAAAGTGGGAGAAGAGTTCTTTCTCACCAAGGGTCATCGTCATGAGAAATTAGGAACTGCTGAAATCTATTTTTGTCTCCAGGGAAAAGGGAAGCTCCTGATGGAGTCGGTGGATGGAGACTGGGAAGCCTTGGATATGTTTCCGGGATCGGCTTCCTATATTCCACCTTACTGGTCTCACCGCACCGTAAATGTGGGGATTGAGCCACTGGTTTTCTACTGTATTTTTCCTGCTGATGCTGGTCATGATTACGCCACGATTGAGCGAGAAGGCTTTCCCAAAATTGTTGTGGAGAGGAATGGAGAAGTGGTGCTCGTTGATAATCCCAATCGAAAAAAGTGTTGA
- a CDS encoding shikimate dehydrogenase, with amino-acid sequence MKLPEKATQPTMYFIGVTTAQSSIMKLFPLWAQELDIKGAVLKGIDIEIHAPASVYREVVAFIKNDPLSLGALVTTHKIDLYEACRDMFEYLDPYAQLFGELSSISKNEGRLEAHAKDPISSGLSMEAFIPPRFWKEHGGEVFIMGAGGSARAIAAYLFDPKKSDNMPSRLYVSNRTTPRLIRMKEIMQEINPQINAEYIHSPEPNINDQILSRLKPYSLIVNATGLGKDRPGSPLTDDCVFPLHSLVWELNYRGDLKFMHQALAQKETRKLHVEDGWLYFIHGWTQVIAQVFHVEIDPETFSRIERISHAFRKGSG; translated from the coding sequence ATGAAACTCCCTGAAAAAGCAACTCAACCAACTATGTATTTTATTGGTGTAACCACTGCTCAATCTTCGATTATGAAACTGTTTCCTTTGTGGGCTCAGGAATTAGATATCAAGGGAGCAGTTTTGAAAGGTATTGATATTGAAATTCATGCTCCGGCTTCGGTATATCGGGAAGTGGTGGCTTTCATTAAAAATGATCCTCTTTCTCTGGGGGCCTTGGTGACGACCCATAAAATTGACCTTTATGAAGCGTGTCGAGATATGTTTGAATACCTCGATCCTTATGCTCAGCTTTTTGGGGAACTCTCTTCTATCTCTAAAAATGAAGGGCGTTTGGAGGCTCATGCCAAAGACCCGATTTCAAGTGGCCTATCCATGGAGGCATTTATCCCTCCCCGGTTCTGGAAAGAACACGGAGGTGAAGTGTTCATTATGGGAGCAGGTGGCAGTGCCCGGGCCATTGCTGCCTACCTTTTTGATCCCAAAAAGAGTGATAATATGCCCTCTCGACTCTACGTTTCCAACCGTACCACTCCCCGGCTTATTCGAATGAAGGAAATCATGCAAGAAATTAATCCCCAAATCAACGCTGAGTACATTCATTCTCCTGAGCCAAACATTAATGATCAGATTCTGAGTCGTCTGAAGCCGTATTCCCTCATCGTCAATGCTACGGGTTTGGGGAAAGATCGTCCTGGTTCTCCGCTTACCGATGATTGCGTTTTCCCCCTGCATAGCCTGGTGTGGGAATTGAACTATCGTGGTGACCTGAAGTTCATGCATCAGGCTCTGGCGCAGAAAGAAACCAGGAAACTTCATGTTGAGGATGGCTGGCTTTACTTTATCCACGGCTGGACTCAGGTGATTGCACAGGTTTTTCACGTTGAAATTGATCCTGAGACTTTTTCCCGCATTGAGCGTATTTCTCATGCTTTCCGAAAGGGTTCTGGGTGA